Proteins found in one Butyricicoccus intestinisimiae genomic segment:
- the rimM gene encoding ribosome maturation factor RimM (Essential for efficient processing of 16S rRNA): MKKQYLEIGKIVNTHGIRGDIKVQPWCDSPDFLAEFDTLYRKDQSPIVITSAKVHKGCVLMHVEGVDTVEQAQAMRGMTLYMNRDDVELEEGAFFIQDVIGLPVYDERVGREIGVVKEISDGPAGDLYIIQDGKTQHMIPGVPEFLKEVDLENGRVTVHTIEGLLSDEI, from the coding sequence ATGAAAAAGCAATATCTTGAAATTGGCAAGATCGTAAATACCCACGGCATCCGCGGTGACATCAAGGTACAGCCTTGGTGCGACTCTCCTGATTTTCTGGCCGAGTTTGACACGCTGTACCGCAAAGATCAGTCCCCGATTGTCATTACCTCTGCCAAAGTTCACAAAGGCTGCGTGCTGATGCATGTAGAGGGCGTAGACACGGTGGAGCAAGCACAGGCTATGCGCGGCATGACGCTGTACATGAACCGTGACGATGTTGAGCTGGAAGAAGGCGCCTTCTTTATTCAGGACGTCATCGGTCTGCCGGTATACGACGAGCGCGTCGGACGCGAAATTGGTGTGGTCAAGGAAATCTCCGACGGCCCAGCTGGCGATTTGTACATCATTCAGGACGGCAAAACCCAGCACATGATTCCGGGCGTGCCGGAATTTTTAAAGGAAGTCGATTTGGAAAACGGCCGTGTGACAGTTCACACGATTGAGGGACTGCTGAGCGATGAAATTTGA
- a CDS encoding KH domain-containing protein, translating into MKELLTYIAKNLVNDPDAVNVTETMQGEEIVFELRVAPDDMGKVIGRHGRIAKEIRTLMKAAGNRQNKKVTVEIVD; encoded by the coding sequence ATGAAAGAACTTTTGACCTACATCGCAAAGAACCTTGTTAACGACCCGGACGCCGTCAATGTAACCGAAACCATGCAGGGAGAGGAGATCGTTTTTGAGCTTCGTGTAGCTCCCGACGACATGGGTAAGGTCATCGGCCGTCATGGTCGCATAGCGAAGGAAATTCGCACCTTGATGAAGGCGGCCGGTAATCGTCAAAATAAAAAGGTCACTGTCGAAATTGTCGACTGA
- the rpsP gene encoding 30S ribosomal protein S16: protein MVKIRLRRLGAKKAPFYRVVVADSRFPRDGRFIEEIGTYNPLTDPVEIKIDSERAQQWIKNGAQPTDTVRVLLKKTGVL from the coding sequence ATGGTAAAAATCAGACTTCGCAGACTGGGTGCTAAGAAGGCTCCTTTCTACCGTGTCGTTGTCGCAGATTCCCGTTTCCCGCGCGATGGTCGTTTCATCGAGGAAATCGGCACTTACAACCCGCTGACCGATCCGGTTGAAATCAAGATTGACAGCGAGCGCGCACAGCAGTGGATCAAGAACGGCGCACAGCCGACCGACACTGTTCGCGTACTGCTGAAGAAAACCGGCGTACTGTAA
- the ffh gene encoding signal recognition particle protein yields MAFEGLSEKITSAFKKLKNRGRLSEADVKSAMREIKLALLEADVNFKVVKQFTKTVTERATGAEILESLSPAQQVIKIVNEELTKLMGGSNQKINISPNPPTVIMMVGLQGAGKTTNGAKLAGLLKKQQQRRPLLVACDVYRPAAIEQLKVVGGKLDIPVFEMGQGDPVEIAKAGVDYAKKNAYDLVLLDTAGRLHIDEALMDELKNIKATVKPAEIMLVVDAMTGQDAVNVASAFDEALGIDGILMAKMDGDARGGAALSTKAVTGKPIKFIGTGEKLGDIEPFHPDRMASRILGMGDMLTLIEKAQENYDAKKAAELEKKVRANRLTLTDFADQLGQFEDPEKMQSMLKMIPGMDASALAGAQVDTKAVGHTKAIIQSMTPKERDNPSIINFSRKKRIAAGCGLKIEDVNRLLKQFEMMQKMTRQFNNMSKKGRKKGGMGFPGLGNLGKRGGFRFPF; encoded by the coding sequence ATGGCATTTGAAGGTCTTTCCGAAAAAATTACTTCTGCCTTTAAGAAGCTCAAAAACCGTGGTCGACTGAGCGAAGCCGATGTCAAGAGCGCCATGCGTGAGATCAAGCTGGCTCTGCTCGAAGCGGACGTCAACTTTAAGGTCGTCAAGCAGTTCACCAAGACGGTGACCGAGCGCGCAACTGGTGCTGAGATTCTTGAAAGCCTTTCCCCTGCTCAGCAGGTAATCAAGATTGTAAACGAAGAACTGACCAAGTTGATGGGCGGTTCCAATCAGAAAATTAACATTTCCCCCAACCCGCCGACGGTTATCATGATGGTTGGTCTGCAGGGCGCCGGCAAAACGACAAACGGCGCCAAGCTCGCCGGTCTGCTCAAAAAACAGCAGCAGCGCAGACCGCTTCTCGTTGCCTGTGACGTGTATCGTCCGGCAGCAATCGAACAGCTCAAGGTTGTCGGCGGAAAGTTAGATATTCCCGTTTTCGAAATGGGACAGGGCGATCCGGTCGAGATTGCTAAGGCAGGTGTCGATTACGCAAAGAAAAATGCGTATGATCTGGTTCTGCTTGACACGGCAGGCCGCCTGCACATTGATGAAGCGCTGATGGATGAGCTGAAAAACATCAAAGCCACCGTAAAGCCCGCTGAAATCATGCTGGTTGTCGATGCGATGACCGGTCAGGACGCCGTCAACGTAGCTTCTGCATTTGATGAAGCGCTGGGTATTGACGGTATTCTCATGGCAAAAATGGACGGCGACGCCCGCGGCGGCGCTGCTCTTTCCACCAAGGCTGTCACCGGCAAGCCGATTAAATTCATCGGTACCGGCGAAAAGCTGGGTGATATTGAACCGTTCCATCCGGACCGTATGGCTTCCCGTATTCTCGGCATGGGCGATATGCTCACGCTGATTGAGAAGGCGCAGGAAAACTACGATGCCAAAAAGGCAGCGGAGCTGGAAAAGAAGGTTCGCGCAAACCGTTTGACCCTGACCGACTTTGCCGATCAGCTCGGACAGTTTGAAGATCCGGAAAAAATGCAGAGCATGCTCAAAATGATTCCGGGCATGGACGCAAGCGCATTGGCCGGCGCACAGGTTGACACCAAGGCTGTCGGTCACACCAAGGCCATCATTCAGTCTATGACGCCGAAGGAGCGCGACAATCCATCCATCATTAACTTCAGCCGCAAAAAGCGCATTGCAGCAGGCTGCGGCTTAAAAATTGAGGACGTCAACCGTCTGCTCAAGCAGTTTGAGATGATGCAGAAGATGACGCGTCAGTTTAACAACATGTCCAAGAAGGGACGCAAAAAGGGCGGCATGGGCTTCCCCGGTCTCGGCAATCTTGGCAAGCGCGGAGGCTTCCGCTTCCCGTTCTAA
- the ylxM gene encoding YlxM family DNA-binding protein, which translates to MKNKTFEMCMLFDFYGDILTDKQKELFDLYYNDDLSLAEISEHMGITRQGVRDGIMRAEHTLRATEEKLGLVSKYGQTQANLEKLADIVWDLRSMNNTRYHDPKIAELCDQALQIARQLSE; encoded by the coding sequence ATGAAGAACAAAACATTTGAGATGTGCATGCTCTTCGATTTTTACGGCGACATTCTGACAGACAAGCAAAAAGAACTGTTTGATCTGTATTACAACGATGATTTGTCTCTCGCGGAAATTTCCGAGCACATGGGAATTACGCGGCAGGGCGTGCGGGACGGCATCATGCGGGCAGAACACACCCTGCGCGCCACGGAGGAAAAGCTCGGTCTGGTATCCAAATACGGTCAGACACAGGCGAATCTGGAAAAGTTGGCGGATATTGTCTGGGATCTGCGCAGCATGAACAACACACGGTATCATGACCCGAAGATTGCAGAGTTGTGCGATCAAGCATTGCAGATCGCAAGACAGCTGTCTGAATAA
- a CDS encoding VanZ family protein yields the protein MKQKKHRSRAVTIFLWVCLIAYLALLLKVILFKFDFDTIINILNDQDELKLTRVNLVPFQTIRFYLFSGRVSDTIAFQNIVGNIVAFMPIGVLIPLLRRDLSLKFTFFFSLALSGAIEITQYLTGLGSCDIDDLILNVLGGMSVSLILLLLDVISFVILKILKASRKKSRKRS from the coding sequence TTGAAGCAAAAAAAACATCGTTCCCGCGCTGTGACCATTTTTTTATGGGTTTGTCTGATCGCCTATTTGGCGCTGCTGCTCAAGGTGATTCTATTTAAATTTGATTTTGACACCATCATCAATATTTTAAACGATCAGGACGAACTGAAGCTCACACGCGTCAATCTCGTCCCGTTTCAAACCATTCGATTTTATTTGTTCTCCGGCCGCGTGTCGGATACCATTGCTTTTCAAAACATCGTCGGCAACATCGTGGCATTTATGCCAATCGGCGTGCTGATTCCTCTGCTTCGCCGCGACCTGAGCCTCAAGTTTACCTTTTTCTTTAGTCTGGCGCTGAGCGGCGCCATTGAAATCACGCAGTATTTGACAGGACTCGGCTCCTGCGACATCGACGATTTGATTCTCAACGTGCTCGGCGGCATGTCTGTCTCGCTGATTTTACTGCTTCTGGATGTGATTTCCTTCGTCATTTTGAAAATCCTCAAGGCATCCCGAAAAAAATCTCGAAAAAGGTCTTGA
- the yfmF gene encoding EF-P 5-aminopentanol modification-associated protein YfmF produces MHSTKRFLLKRGLGLTCVTNTQCKTSCLSAMFQLPLNSEGRSLSALLPYVLRVSCRDFPGQQAVAAQLDELYGARVEPIIRKRGEAQLIGFAADVIDEHFAMRGDTDLFANTAQMMARILLHPGEFTAENVAREAAQLCARIAALPDDKRTWAVRRMYQYLCDEEAFRLVELGDIEEIRRAAPEQLAEQYQKILQTAPLELFYCGSLDADQAAQQLAQAFAERPEIDQLITPKTQVLRVPKHEQLRYITEEEPVAQGKLTIGLRTGITAKDPEYPAMIVFNSCFGGSTASRLFCHVREKMSLCYYASSQTEKTKGVMAVTSGIENDSEEQARTEILRQLVDIQAGGLTQEEVDNAKRSICASLHTMFDSPFALENFYQTQALLGITETLEQLIARIEAVTIEQVTAAANKAVPDTVYFLKGVGA; encoded by the coding sequence ATGCATAGTACAAAAAGATTCTTATTAAAAAGGGGATTGGGATTGACCTGCGTGACGAACACGCAGTGCAAGACCTCCTGCCTCAGCGCGATGTTTCAGCTGCCGCTGAACAGCGAGGGACGCAGCCTGTCGGCATTGCTGCCGTACGTGCTGCGCGTGAGCTGTCGGGATTTTCCGGGACAGCAGGCGGTTGCCGCACAGCTGGATGAGCTGTATGGCGCGCGGGTAGAGCCGATTATCCGCAAGCGCGGCGAAGCGCAGCTGATTGGCTTTGCTGCAGATGTCATAGATGAACACTTTGCCATGCGCGGTGATACCGACTTGTTTGCGAATACTGCACAGATGATGGCGCGTATTTTGCTGCATCCGGGTGAATTTACGGCGGAAAACGTCGCGCGGGAAGCGGCACAGCTGTGTGCACGCATTGCGGCGCTGCCGGATGACAAACGGACATGGGCGGTTCGCCGGATGTATCAGTACCTGTGTGACGAAGAAGCCTTTCGGCTGGTAGAACTCGGCGATATCGAGGAGATTCGCCGCGCCGCGCCGGAACAGCTGGCGGAGCAGTATCAAAAGATTTTGCAAACGGCACCGTTGGAGCTGTTTTACTGCGGCTCGCTGGATGCCGACCAGGCGGCGCAGCAGCTCGCGCAGGCATTTGCCGAGCGGCCGGAGATTGACCAGCTGATTACGCCGAAAACGCAGGTGCTGCGCGTGCCGAAGCACGAGCAGCTGCGGTATATCACGGAAGAAGAGCCTGTCGCGCAGGGCAAGCTGACCATTGGCCTGCGCACCGGCATCACCGCAAAAGATCCGGAATATCCGGCGATGATTGTATTCAATTCCTGTTTCGGCGGCAGCACGGCATCCCGGCTGTTTTGCCATGTGCGCGAAAAGATGAGCCTGTGTTATTATGCCTCTTCCCAGACGGAAAAGACCAAGGGCGTCATGGCTGTGACCTCGGGCATCGAAAACGACAGCGAGGAACAGGCTCGCACAGAGATTTTGCGCCAATTGGTGGATATTCAGGCGGGCGGCTTGACGCAGGAGGAAGTGGACAACGCCAAGCGCTCGATTTGTGCGTCGCTGCACACCATGTTTGACTCGCCGTTCGCACTGGAAAATTTTTACCAGACACAGGCGCTGCTGGGCATCACAGAAACCTTGGAACAGCTCATTGCCCGCATTGAAGCGGTGACAATCGAGCAGGTGACGGCGGCGGCAAACAAAGCCGTGCCGGATACCGTTTATTTTTTGAAGGGAGTGGGAGCATAA
- the yfmH gene encoding EF-P 5-aminopentanol modification-associated protein YfmH, which yields MEIYSYPQLDEQIQAAVLPNGLRIYCVPRADSEKTFAMLAADFGSIDCHFTIDGQAHDVTPGIAHFLEHKLFEEQDGNALQKFAARGAHPNAFTSHIMTAYHFTCTDRFYEDLEILLRFVTTPYFTDENVAKEKGIIGQEIDMLEDTPGWSAYVGVLQALYAVHPVRISVAGSKQSIAPIDPDVLRLCHRGFYSPKNLVLVVCGQYAFDRVVELAQRITPAEAAEIASRTYGVEPEAVAQPRWERKMAVSRPMFMVGCKDQAPRDMYRQQLVGELAAQCIGGKSTVLYDTLYKRGLADRTFDPDYFTFAGGACALFSGESSEPDAVREALEQEIQRVAAEGLDEAVFRRSKKALYGKYIRCSSDASGVCRMQAEAVFSGAMAFDFAEVFQNITKQEVDARVQAWAQPNRMAMAVVAPQTEG from the coding sequence ATGGAGATCTATTCGTATCCGCAGCTGGACGAACAGATACAGGCGGCGGTTCTGCCGAATGGCTTGCGCATTTACTGCGTTCCGCGCGCAGACAGCGAAAAAACCTTTGCGATGCTGGCGGCAGATTTTGGCTCCATCGACTGCCATTTTACCATTGACGGACAGGCGCATGACGTCACGCCGGGCATTGCGCATTTTTTGGAGCACAAGCTGTTTGAAGAACAAGACGGCAATGCGCTGCAAAAGTTTGCCGCACGCGGTGCGCATCCCAACGCATTTACCAGTCATATCATGACGGCATATCATTTTACGTGTACCGATCGGTTTTATGAGGATTTGGAAATTCTTCTGCGCTTTGTCACGACGCCGTATTTCACGGACGAAAATGTAGCAAAGGAAAAAGGCATTATCGGACAAGAAATTGATATGCTGGAAGATACGCCGGGCTGGTCGGCATATGTCGGCGTGCTGCAGGCACTGTACGCCGTGCATCCGGTGCGCATTTCGGTTGCAGGCAGCAAGCAGAGCATTGCGCCGATTGATCCGGATGTTTTGCGTCTGTGCCATCGCGGTTTTTATTCTCCGAAGAATCTGGTGCTGGTTGTGTGCGGACAGTATGCATTTGACCGCGTGGTGGAGCTGGCGCAGCGCATCACGCCGGCGGAAGCGGCAGAGATTGCATCGCGCACATATGGAGTCGAACCGGAGGCCGTCGCGCAGCCGCGCTGGGAGCGAAAAATGGCGGTGTCCCGTCCGATGTTTATGGTGGGCTGCAAAGATCAGGCACCGCGCGACATGTATCGGCAGCAACTCGTGGGTGAGCTGGCGGCGCAGTGCATCGGAGGCAAGTCTACCGTGCTGTATGATACATTATATAAGCGCGGGCTGGCAGATCGGACGTTTGATCCGGATTACTTTACGTTTGCGGGCGGCGCGTGTGCGCTGTTCAGCGGCGAGAGCAGCGAGCCGGACGCAGTGCGCGAGGCGCTGGAGCAGGAAATACAGCGCGTTGCGGCGGAAGGCTTGGACGAAGCGGTGTTCCGCAGAAGCAAAAAGGCGCTGTATGGAAAATATATCCGCTGCAGCAGCGATGCGAGCGGCGTGTGCCGGATGCAGGCAGAAGCGGTATTTTCAGGCGCTATGGCGTTTGACTTTGCAGAGGTTTTCCAGAACATCACAAAGCAGGAAGTGGATGCGCGCGTGCAGGCGTGGGCGCAGCCGAATCGAATGGCAATGGCGGTCGTTGCACCGCAGACGGAGGGATAA
- the lgt gene encoding prolipoprotein diacylglyceryl transferase encodes MQQVVSFPGLGLEFHLSNIAFHIASKPIYWYGILIMCGVILAVVYASRRCSAFGIKQDDMYDCVLFAVPLGIVCARIYYVIFEWEQYKNDLSEVFAIWHGGLAIYGGVLGGIVVVAAVCRFKKIELMDMLDVFAAAVPIGQILGRWGNFFNCEAYGGATTAPWRMVIGKTLAEAGATGNHPTFFYESAWNLVGFFILYVVSKKRKYRGEITLLYLGWYGLGRFFIEGLRTDSLYLWGTGIRVSQVVALICVIIGLGGFFLNRKMPFLKDAAQNSKHKEETA; translated from the coding sequence ATGCAGCAAGTCGTTTCATTTCCGGGCTTGGGACTGGAATTTCATCTGTCAAATATTGCATTTCATATTGCATCCAAGCCGATTTACTGGTATGGTATTCTTATTATGTGCGGTGTGATTCTGGCGGTCGTGTATGCCTCCAGACGATGCAGTGCCTTTGGCATCAAGCAGGACGACATGTATGACTGCGTGCTGTTTGCTGTGCCGCTGGGAATTGTGTGTGCCCGCATCTATTATGTCATTTTTGAATGGGAGCAATACAAAAATGATTTGTCAGAGGTTTTTGCCATTTGGCACGGCGGTCTGGCGATTTACGGCGGTGTTTTGGGCGGCATTGTTGTCGTTGCCGCCGTGTGCCGGTTCAAGAAAATTGAATTGATGGACATGCTGGATGTGTTTGCGGCGGCGGTTCCCATTGGTCAGATTTTGGGTCGATGGGGCAATTTCTTTAACTGCGAAGCATATGGCGGTGCGACGACGGCGCCGTGGCGCATGGTCATCGGCAAAACACTGGCGGAAGCCGGCGCAACCGGCAATCATCCGACATTTTTTTATGAGTCGGCATGGAACTTGGTAGGATTCTTTATTTTGTATGTTGTCTCGAAAAAGCGCAAATATCGCGGCGAGATTACATTGTTATATCTCGGATGGTACGGTCTGGGGCGGTTCTTTATCGAAGGACTGCGCACAGACAGCCTGTATCTGTGGGGCACCGGCATTCGGGTATCGCAGGTAGTGGCACTGATTTGTGTCATCATCGGTTTGGGCGGATTCTTCCTCAATCGGAAGATGCCGTTTCTCAAAGACGCAGCACAGAATAGCAAGCACAAGGAGGAAACAGCATGA